One stretch of Candidatus Nitrosotenuis cloacae DNA includes these proteins:
- a CDS encoding nucleotide sugar dehydrogenase: MTKIMEMNSSELIQSIQTGKLRICVIGIGRIGLPTALSFANSGLPTTGVDINPKLVADINSGLFPLKDEPGYDAIFENVIKEKKFIATTKIEEGVPTSDVVLLSLPTPMDENNVPNYSALKSVGRQLHDLLTPGSLIIVESTIEPGFVENELISIVEGNDGRLKAGKNFGIGVCPETANPGQILNDFERLPRLVGAIDDKIASIITKIYRHVFTVDLIPMPDCKTANAVKLTTNVFRDINIAFVNELAVLFEKIGIDIMKVLEAAKTKYNFQVHYPGAGVGGPCLPVNSYQMLNLAKRVNEDLSIVKAGRTINESMPDHVVGLLDDGFLEAKKNMKDSEILILGISYKPDVKDIQLTPAESIAKKLQINGARVKIYDPYFKSSEIFGIKTENNLVDALTNTDAVVIVTAHKEFHDLEPTFLSTKMRTPIVVDSRGVMDQHAAKKANLIFRGLGRGKI, from the coding sequence ATGACAAAAATTATGGAGATGAATTCATCCGAACTAATACAATCAATTCAAACAGGCAAGCTTAGAATATGTGTTATTGGAATAGGAAGAATTGGGCTGCCTACAGCTTTGTCCTTTGCAAACTCTGGCCTACCAACTACAGGAGTAGATATCAACCCCAAACTTGTCGCAGATATTAATTCTGGATTGTTTCCTCTCAAAGATGAGCCAGGTTATGATGCAATATTTGAAAATGTTATCAAGGAAAAGAAGTTTATTGCTACAACCAAAATAGAAGAAGGAGTTCCAACATCCGATGTTGTATTGCTGTCCTTGCCAACACCCATGGATGAAAATAATGTACCTAATTACTCTGCATTAAAATCAGTGGGAAGACAATTACACGATCTGCTTACTCCGGGTTCTTTAATAATTGTAGAAAGCACGATTGAGCCAGGTTTTGTAGAAAATGAATTAATCTCTATAGTAGAAGGCAACGATGGGAGATTAAAGGCTGGAAAGAACTTTGGAATTGGTGTTTGTCCTGAAACTGCAAATCCTGGACAAATTCTCAATGATTTTGAAAGACTTCCTCGTCTGGTTGGTGCAATCGATGATAAAATTGCCAGTATTATTACAAAGATTTACAGGCATGTCTTTACAGTCGATTTAATTCCAATGCCTGATTGCAAGACTGCAAATGCAGTGAAACTCACAACAAACGTCTTTCGTGACATTAACATTGCTTTTGTAAATGAGCTGGCAGTATTGTTTGAAAAAATAGGAATTGATATCATGAAGGTATTAGAAGCCGCAAAAACAAAATACAATTTCCAAGTTCATTATCCCGGGGCTGGGGTTGGAGGTCCTTGTCTACCTGTCAACTCTTACCAAATGTTGAATCTTGCAAAAAGAGTCAATGAAGATCTCAGCATTGTGAAAGCAGGACGCACAATAAACGAGTCAATGCCTGATCATGTGGTTGGGCTGCTCGATGATGGATTTTTAGAAGCGAAAAAAAACATGAAAGACTCAGAAATACTAATTCTGGGCATATCGTACAAGCCTGATGTGAAAGACATTCAATTAACGCCCGCAGAATCTATTGCAAAAAAACTGCAAATCAATGGTGCAAGAGTAAAAATCTATGATCCATATTTTAAATCCTCTGAAATATTTGGAATAAAAACTGAAAATAATTTGGTTGATGCATTAACAAACACTGATGCTGTTGTAATTGTTACTGCGCATAAAGAATTTCATGACCTAGAGCCTACATTCCTAAGCACAAAGATGAGAACACCAATAGTAGTCGACTCAAGAGGAGTAATGGATCAACACGCGGCAAAAAAAGCAAACCTGATATTTAGAGGTCTAGGCCGTGGCAAGATCTAA
- a CDS encoding glycosyltransferase family 4 protein: protein MRVLIAVDKTRFDYLIPFSKALSKYNIECKIINDLEIYDDSFFSRKILRWVKEPQRFVKLIKEFNPDIVFTERVSQFSLLVIKKKIPLLIFLRGDYWKELKFAKETIHSSVQKKIELFFRSRVAEKCFKNSTIILPICNYLTNIVKDRYPRNKISILYQGIDVNSWKYTSKKKLKSPSVGLLQGAHIWGKSEEMLILDDVLDKFPNVTFYWAGDGPYRNKILPTLNKHNNFKWLGHLDYPEKVREFLSEIDVYALISGMDMSPHSLLEASAMQKPVIATNVGGIPELMKNNETGFLVERGNSKDLCEKISLLISDKEMAMRMGISGRKFVEENFSWEKIAENFIRTLKNHNLFND, encoded by the coding sequence TTGCGAGTATTAATAGCCGTAGATAAGACTAGATTTGATTATTTAATTCCATTTTCAAAAGCACTTTCAAAATATAATATAGAATGCAAGATTATTAACGATCTTGAAATATATGATGATTCATTTTTTTCTAGAAAAATACTACGTTGGGTAAAGGAGCCACAAAGATTTGTCAAATTGATTAAAGAGTTTAACCCAGACATTGTATTTACAGAAAGAGTCAGTCAGTTTAGCTTACTAGTCATTAAGAAGAAAATTCCATTGTTAATTTTCTTACGGGGGGATTATTGGAAAGAATTGAAATTTGCAAAAGAAACCATTCATTCATCTGTTCAAAAAAAAATAGAACTCTTTTTTAGAAGTAGAGTTGCGGAGAAATGCTTTAAAAATTCCACCATAATATTGCCAATCTGCAATTATCTAACAAATATAGTAAAAGATAGATACCCAAGAAATAAAATTTCCATTTTATATCAGGGAATAGATGTTAATTCATGGAAATATACATCCAAGAAGAAACTAAAGAGCCCTTCGGTCGGATTACTACAAGGAGCACATATTTGGGGCAAGTCTGAAGAAATGCTCATTCTGGATGACGTATTAGACAAGTTTCCCAACGTAACATTTTATTGGGCTGGTGATGGTCCGTATAGAAATAAAATTCTTCCAACATTAAACAAACACAATAATTTCAAGTGGCTTGGGCACCTTGATTATCCCGAAAAAGTAAGAGAGTTTTTATCAGAAATAGACGTTTACGCATTAATTTCAGGCATGGATATGTCTCCACACTCATTATTAGAAGCATCTGCAATGCAAAAACCAGTAATTGCTACAAATGTAGGGGGAATTCCGGAACTGATGAAAAACAATGAAACGGGGTTTTTGGTGGAGAGGGGGAATTCAAAAGATCTTTGTGAAAAAATTTCATTATTAATAAGTGATAAGGAAATGGCCATGCGAATGGGAATATCGGGGCGTAAATTTGTGGAAGAAAATTTTAGTTGGGAGAAAATAGCTGAGAATTTTATCAGAACATTAAAGAATCATAATTTGTTTAACGATTAA
- a CDS encoding glycosyltransferase family 4 protein — protein sequence MAAVESGIPTYMLLRGDYWSEMKWAKQTLYKTLSRRIALYQWNKIAEKCFEKTTMIMPICRYLDDIVKEHYPQKKTEVLYGGIDASRWYPIEGMKLDHPCVGLLQGAWIWGKTQEILTLKNVIESLPDITFYWAGDGPYRQKITDVLDKCKNFRWLGALQYPDQVRQYIAALDVYALPSGIDMSPLTLQEAQLMKKPVIATNSGGIPELMKDGEAGFLIERGDHKAWIEKITLLLNDKKLAQEFGEKGRQFVETEFSWEKMAKRFVDIVQKHISKN from the coding sequence TTGGCTGCAGTAGAAAGTGGTATACCAACATACATGCTTCTGAGAGGGGATTATTGGAGTGAGATGAAATGGGCAAAACAGACATTATACAAAACTCTGTCCAGAAGGATTGCTCTCTACCAGTGGAATAAGATTGCAGAAAAATGTTTTGAAAAAACGACGATGATTATGCCAATTTGCAGATATCTGGATGATATTGTAAAGGAACATTATCCACAAAAGAAGACCGAAGTTTTGTATGGCGGAATTGATGCTTCACGATGGTATCCAATTGAAGGGATGAAATTGGATCATCCGTGTGTAGGATTACTACAGGGAGCATGGATTTGGGGGAAAACACAAGAAATTCTTACACTCAAAAATGTAATTGAATCACTGCCAGACATTACTTTTTACTGGGCGGGGGATGGGCCATATAGACAAAAGATAACTGACGTTTTGGATAAATGCAAGAACTTTCGATGGCTCGGTGCCCTTCAATATCCAGATCAGGTAAGGCAATACATTGCAGCACTTGATGTGTATGCACTTCCAAGTGGAATCGACATGTCTCCTTTGACACTACAAGAGGCACAGCTTATGAAAAAACCAGTAATTGCTACAAATTCCGGAGGCATTCCAGAATTAATGAAGGATGGAGAAGCTGGATTTTTGATTGAAAGAGGCGATCATAAAGCATGGATTGAAAAGATAACTCTTTTGTTAAATGACAAAAAGCTTGCTCAAGAATTTGGCGAAAAGGGAAGACAATTCGTAGAGACGGAGTTTAGTTGGGAGAAAATGGCAAAAAGATTCGTCGATATAGTACAAAAACACATATCAAAAAATTAA
- a CDS encoding asparagine synthase C-terminal domain-containing protein: MARSKITLEPNSIKNILTLRYNPIKTSQIPKKTWQDFVEKPTTQNVAQHVEHLIISNIKKSIKNSKTTKASIALSSGVDSTLVLSLLKKTCPDVQINAISIKFAESIDESKHAARISERFDALHHVVYIENYLKELPTAISIIRQPFWDLHWYYVVKKSKTLGKLLVSGDGGDELFGGYTFRYEKFLSLTKRNSSALAKTKAYLLCHERDWVPDQQKIFANKLQFSWDDIYSRVLSYFDNPLHPISQVFLADFNGKLLYNWVPLNTKIHEHFGVKPITPILSKETIDYATHLPIGLKYDPKNNLGKLLLREIIHKYSLEKLLIKKKQGFSVDTTNLWKSHGYELCDNYLSDARIVRQKWINDSWIQKHLQKNLDARYVNKFLGLLALEIWYRIFVTKEMRPSHTL, from the coding sequence GTGGCAAGATCTAAAATAACACTTGAACCAAATTCGATAAAAAACATATTAACACTGAGATACAACCCAATAAAAACATCACAAATTCCGAAAAAAACTTGGCAAGACTTTGTAGAAAAACCAACAACACAAAATGTTGCTCAACATGTGGAACACTTGATAATCTCAAACATAAAAAAATCAATCAAAAATTCCAAGACAACAAAGGCATCAATAGCACTTAGTAGTGGCGTGGATTCCACACTTGTTTTATCTCTTCTAAAAAAAACCTGCCCTGATGTACAAATAAATGCAATTTCGATAAAATTCGCTGAAAGTATAGATGAATCAAAACACGCTGCAAGAATTTCAGAAAGATTTGATGCTTTACACCATGTAGTCTATATTGAAAACTATCTCAAAGAACTCCCAACTGCAATTAGCATAATTAGGCAGCCTTTTTGGGATCTTCATTGGTACTATGTGGTAAAAAAATCAAAGACTCTGGGTAAACTACTTGTTTCTGGAGATGGTGGCGACGAATTATTTGGGGGTTATACATTTAGATATGAAAAATTTCTGTCTCTGACAAAAAGAAATTCATCAGCACTTGCAAAGACAAAGGCATACTTGCTATGTCATGAAAGAGATTGGGTGCCAGATCAACAAAAAATCTTTGCAAATAAATTACAGTTCTCTTGGGATGACATCTATTCAAGAGTTCTATCATATTTTGACAATCCACTGCATCCAATATCTCAAGTCTTTCTGGCAGACTTTAATGGCAAGCTGCTATACAATTGGGTACCGCTAAATACGAAAATTCATGAACATTTTGGAGTTAAACCCATAACGCCAATTCTATCAAAAGAGACAATTGATTATGCAACCCACTTGCCAATAGGGCTAAAATATGATCCAAAAAATAATCTTGGTAAGCTTTTGTTAAGAGAAATAATCCACAAGTACTCTCTTGAAAAACTACTCATAAAGAAAAAACAAGGATTTTCAGTTGATACTACAAATCTATGGAAATCTCATGGGTACGAGCTATGTGATAATTATCTGTCTGATGCTAGAATAGTCAGACAAAAATGGATTAATGACTCTTGGATTCAAAAACACTTACAAAAGAATTTGGATGCAAGATATGTCAATAAATTTTTGGGGTTACTGGCACTTGAGATCTGGTATAGAATTTTTGTTACCAAGGAAATGAGACCCAGTCACACACTATAA
- a CDS encoding glycosyltransferase family 4 protein, whose amino-acid sequence MKILYISPRFEGGIGGHAFGVAEKLRENGFDVKLMQVSHIPINNLKNPSFALFGALKAIFDREKYDAVHAWNVPSAIVMKFIKARKKILSVHGVYSEQVNVLHSDATSSIVNSTEAKILKLADILTTDSKSVQKTYKEKLGLDFVYLPAPIDTEKFKEIPEVKKIENQVVFVGRDSYEKGVDILKNIEPKITGKVIYCTNLSWKDAMTNLKASAVLVVPSRMESLPQSIKEAFYLKIPVVATNVGDIPDVVTNNETGLLIPPNDPQSLINAINSSLEQKENSARMASNAYDFVTKNFTWEELLPKYVDFYEKLLN is encoded by the coding sequence TTGAAGATTCTTTACATTTCTCCGCGCTTTGAGGGTGGGATTGGAGGTCATGCATTTGGAGTTGCAGAGAAACTACGAGAAAATGGCTTTGATGTAAAACTAATGCAAGTGTCACACATCCCAATCAACAATCTCAAAAATCCAAGCTTTGCGTTATTTGGTGCACTCAAAGCAATTTTTGACCGCGAAAAATATGATGCTGTACATGCCTGGAATGTTCCTTCTGCGATTGTAATGAAATTTATCAAGGCAAGGAAAAAAATCCTCTCAGTTCATGGAGTGTATTCAGAACAAGTAAATGTATTGCATTCTGATGCAACTAGTTCTATTGTCAATTCAACAGAAGCAAAAATTCTGAAACTTGCAGACATTCTAACAACTGATTCAAAATCTGTTCAAAAAACTTACAAAGAAAAACTAGGATTGGATTTTGTTTATCTTCCAGCACCAATAGATACAGAAAAATTCAAAGAAATCCCAGAAGTCAAAAAAATAGAGAACCAAGTTGTGTTTGTTGGAAGAGATAGCTACGAAAAGGGAGTTGATATTTTAAAAAACATTGAACCAAAAATTACTGGTAAGGTAATCTATTGTACAAACTTGTCCTGGAAAGATGCCATGACAAATCTAAAAGCATCAGCGGTACTTGTTGTACCGTCAAGAATGGAAAGCTTGCCACAATCAATCAAAGAGGCATTCTATCTCAAGATTCCGGTTGTAGCTACAAATGTTGGTGATATTCCAGACGTAGTAACAAATAATGAAACAGGGTTATTAATTCCACCAAATGATCCACAATCATTGATTAATGCAATCAATTCATCACTTGAACAAAAAGAAAACTCTGCCAGAATGGCTTCTAATGCGTATGATTTTGTAACAAAGAATTTCACATGGGAAGAATTACTTCCAAAATATGTCGATTTTTATGAAAAATTACTCAATTAG
- a CDS encoding NAD-dependent epimerase/dehydratase family protein translates to MKLAITGGAGFIGSHLAKEIIKQDHTLVIIDNLYRGNLQNLVPLKDYEFQKIDIRDFGDLRDVLKNVDGIFHEAALTDVQESFTKKDEYADVNIRGTENVFKIAKEFELKVVYASSSSVYGNPKKIPITENSERAPINPYGNTKLEDEILAEKYSRDGVSIIGLRYFNVYGRGQTGSYAGVITKFINQLKERKPPIIFGNGSQIRDFIFVEDVARANISAMNSKVSSGFFNIGTGIITSIQQLANTMIELSGLELKPQYEKPLDGDVQESQADTRFAKETLGWEYEIGLKDGLARFFPQKP, encoded by the coding sequence GTGAAACTAGCTATAACAGGAGGTGCTGGATTCATTGGGAGTCATCTGGCAAAGGAAATTATCAAGCAAGATCATACTCTTGTGATTATTGATAATTTGTACAGAGGTAATTTGCAAAACCTTGTACCGCTCAAAGATTATGAATTTCAAAAAATTGACATTAGGGATTTTGGAGACCTTAGAGATGTTCTAAAAAATGTTGATGGAATATTTCATGAAGCTGCTCTCACAGACGTTCAAGAATCATTTACAAAAAAAGACGAATATGCAGATGTAAACATCAGGGGTACGGAGAACGTATTCAAAATTGCAAAAGAATTTGAATTAAAGGTGGTTTATGCAAGCAGTTCAAGTGTTTATGGTAACCCAAAAAAAATCCCAATTACAGAAAATAGTGAACGTGCACCCATCAACCCATACGGAAACACAAAACTGGAAGATGAGATTTTGGCAGAAAAATACTCAAGAGATGGGGTTTCAATAATTGGGTTAAGATATTTTAATGTCTATGGAAGGGGGCAGACTGGATCCTATGCTGGCGTGATTACTAAATTCATCAACCAATTAAAAGAAAGAAAACCTCCTATAATTTTCGGTAATGGATCTCAGATACGGGATTTTATTTTTGTAGAAGATGTCGCAAGAGCAAACATTTCTGCAATGAATAGTAAAGTCAGTAGTGGATTTTTTAACATTGGCACCGGGATTATTACATCAATTCAACAACTTGCAAATACCATGATTGAACTCTCAGGCTTGGAATTAAAACCACAGTATGAAAAACCTCTTGATGGGGATGTACAAGAAAGTCAAGCAGATACCAGATTTGCCAAAGAAACGTTAGGTTGGGAATATGAAATAGGCCTCAAAGATGGTCTTGCAAGATTCTTCCCACAAAAACCCTAA
- a CDS encoding class I SAM-dependent methyltransferase, with product MVEDRRRKLLDSGRKLVKKYPYFRPFLAPGKFFLKNSNGIKPRFSGWGMTSNHELPWNDNYQGEIFRKAKQDLIKQMTFDKKQFGYYYSHPEELLWRHWNISYAINWVVRFVKTTEYNFVECGVGQGFTAFFALREAVGNAKISSNFSMHLYDSWKIMRDQDMPKGMKDYWASSYDKLDITITRQNLNEFKNNLIFHNGYIPESLFEEPKAPDTIVYLHIDLNSHKPTLEALKFFYPRAVHGAIMIFDDYGHAGFEETKMVIDEFFHDKPGLLQKLPTGQAIYYHN from the coding sequence ATGGTTGAAGATAGACGTAGAAAATTATTAGATTCTGGTAGAAAATTAGTTAAAAAATATCCTTATTTTCGACCATTTCTTGCACCTGGAAAATTCTTTCTTAAGAATAGTAATGGAATAAAACCGCGTTTTTCTGGATGGGGCATGACATCAAATCATGAATTACCATGGAACGATAATTATCAAGGAGAAATTTTTAGGAAGGCAAAACAAGATTTAATAAAACAGATGACGTTTGACAAAAAACAATTTGGATACTATTACTCTCATCCAGAAGAATTACTTTGGCGACATTGGAATATATCATATGCGATTAATTGGGTAGTAAGATTTGTAAAAACTACAGAGTATAATTTTGTTGAGTGTGGTGTTGGACAAGGTTTTACAGCATTTTTTGCTTTACGAGAAGCAGTTGGGAATGCAAAAATTTCTTCCAATTTTTCTATGCATCTTTATGATTCTTGGAAAATAATGAGAGATCAAGACATGCCAAAAGGGATGAAAGATTATTGGGCGTCGTCATATGATAAACTGGACATAACCATTACTCGGCAAAACTTAAATGAATTTAAAAATAATTTAATATTTCATAATGGCTATATTCCAGAATCATTATTTGAAGAGCCTAAGGCGCCAGACACAATAGTATACTTGCATATTGATCTTAATTCACATAAACCAACATTAGAGGCATTAAAGTTTTTTTATCCAAGAGCAGTACATGGTGCTATTATGATTTTTGACGATTATGGGCATGCGGGATTTGAAGAAACAAAAATGGTAATCGATGAATTCTTTCACGACAAGCCAGGTTTGTTACAGAAACTTCCCACCGGCCAGGCAATATATTATCATAACTAG
- the tes gene encoding tetraether lipid synthase Tes — translation MSLIQLSKNTTKSLGKKSTIRFTQSICPDCNMILDAEVFERDGRVFMSKTCPTHGECEELYFGSYEMYKKFSTYWADGKGAHAPNVMIEKCSCPNNCGLCSNHLSHSGLANMIVTNRCDLTCWYCFFYVKKGLEGAYMYEPSHDQVRAMMKTLRSERPIPGNSMQITGGEPMLRDDITDVIKIMKQEGVEHIQMNTNGIRHAMDPEAAREVRLAGCNNLYLSFDGVTARTNPKNHWEIPYALDSCRKTGTTVVFVPTVIKSINDHELGGIIRYAQKNMDIVHAVNFQPVSLTGRMGKTEREKYRITIPDCIQRIEEQTGGEVTVDDWFPVPSCMPLTNVIEAFSSKPKYELSIHFACGAGTYVFEDAETKKFVPLPRFADIQGMLELFEDKAEEIRSGKNKYFTMLEVVRKLSSFVDKKKQPAGLDLAKMFGNILMKRSFDAVGSWHVKGLFLGMMHFQDKYNEDLERLQRCDIHYVTPDLRIIPFCAFNVIPEWYRDRIQKKYSITVEEWEQREGVKLEDGLYRGLMRRGKGDELAAGCAKSQMMHEASQALQ, via the coding sequence ATGTCGCTAATTCAGCTCTCAAAGAATACAACAAAGAGCCTCGGAAAGAAATCCACTATTCGATTCACTCAGAGCATCTGCCCTGACTGTAACATGATTCTGGATGCAGAGGTTTTTGAGCGAGACGGACGCGTCTTTATGAGCAAAACATGCCCTACACATGGCGAATGCGAAGAACTTTACTTTGGATCCTATGAAATGTACAAAAAATTCAGCACATATTGGGCTGATGGCAAAGGCGCACATGCACCAAACGTAATGATAGAGAAATGCTCCTGCCCAAACAACTGCGGTTTATGTTCTAACCATTTATCACATAGCGGTCTTGCAAACATGATCGTCACAAATAGATGCGATCTGACATGCTGGTACTGCTTTTTCTATGTAAAGAAGGGCCTTGAGGGTGCATACATGTATGAACCATCACATGACCAAGTTCGTGCAATGATGAAAACCCTACGATCAGAGCGACCAATTCCAGGCAATTCAATGCAGATCACTGGAGGTGAGCCAATGCTTCGAGACGATATCACTGATGTTATCAAAATAATGAAACAGGAGGGTGTTGAACATATTCAGATGAATACAAACGGTATCAGACATGCAATGGACCCAGAAGCAGCAAGAGAGGTAAGACTGGCAGGATGCAACAATCTCTATTTGAGCTTTGATGGTGTCACTGCAAGAACAAACCCAAAGAACCACTGGGAGATTCCTTATGCACTAGATAGCTGCAGAAAGACTGGAACAACAGTTGTTTTCGTTCCAACAGTAATCAAATCGATTAACGATCATGAGTTAGGTGGAATTATTCGCTATGCACAAAAGAATATGGATATTGTCCATGCAGTAAACTTCCAGCCAGTATCTCTAACTGGAAGAATGGGCAAAACCGAGCGTGAAAAATACCGAATTACTATTCCTGATTGCATCCAAAGAATCGAAGAGCAAACCGGTGGCGAGGTAACAGTTGATGACTGGTTCCCAGTTCCAAGTTGCATGCCACTAACAAACGTTATAGAGGCATTCTCTAGCAAACCAAAATACGAATTATCAATTCACTTTGCATGTGGTGCAGGAACATATGTGTTCGAAGATGCAGAAACAAAGAAGTTTGTCCCACTACCAAGATTTGCAGACATTCAAGGCATGTTGGAATTATTTGAGGATAAAGCAGAAGAAATACGTTCTGGCAAGAACAAGTACTTTACAATGCTAGAGGTGGTAAGAAAATTATCCAGTTTCGTTGATAAAAAGAAGCAGCCAGCAGGACTAGACTTGGCAAAGATGTTTGGCAATATACTAATGAAGAGATCGTTTGATGCAGTCGGATCTTGGCATGTCAAAGGATTATTCTTGGGCATGATGCACTTCCAAGACAAATACAATGAAGACTTGGAAAGACTGCAAAGATGTGACATTCATTATGTAACACCAGATCTTAGAATCATCCCGTTTTGCGCGTTCAACGTTATCCCAGAATGGTACAGAGACAGAATCCAAAAGAAATACTCTATCACCGTAGAAGAATGGGAACAACGTGAAGGAGTAAAACTGGAGGACGGCTTGTACCGTGGCCTCATGAGAAGAGGAAAGGGTGACGAGCTTGCAGCAGGATGTGCAAAGAGTCAGATGATGCATGAAGCATCACAAGCTTTGCAGTAG
- a CDS encoding methyltransferase domain-containing protein, translating into MKESLVDQIICPLCNSDFTIQIKAKKDQEIITGLLRCSRGHTFKIIRGIPRLVVDETKGFTKTEAAFSSKWKKYNKSYHEKKWYEFQQNWFLDRFGWKTLNKFNDFLKTRNKILDAGTGLGNSAKLFSSNSNSEVFAVDASDSIEFAYKKYGGKSNIHFLQADIRKLPFKKKFFDFICSDQVLHHTKDTESSFKFLTKLLKSDGQISIYVYKKKAPMREFADDYIRQFTTNMSEKECVEFSKDMTNLGKVLSNLKAKIKIPRDIPILQIKAGTYDVQRFIYWYFLKCFWAEDENFERSVGVNYDWYFPKFAYRHTSDEVKKWFKDMGLKIIHFNEMESGINITGKKL; encoded by the coding sequence ATGAAAGAAAGCCTAGTAGACCAAATAATTTGCCCCCTATGTAATTCTGATTTTACGATCCAAATCAAAGCAAAAAAAGACCAAGAGATAATCACAGGTTTATTACGCTGTTCTAGAGGACATACATTCAAAATCATCCGTGGTATTCCAAGATTAGTAGTAGACGAAACAAAAGGATTCACTAAAACTGAGGCTGCGTTTTCATCAAAATGGAAGAAATATAACAAATCGTATCATGAAAAAAAATGGTACGAATTTCAACAAAATTGGTTTTTAGACAGATTTGGTTGGAAGACTCTGAACAAATTTAACGATTTTCTAAAAACACGTAATAAAATATTAGATGCAGGTACAGGATTGGGAAATAGTGCAAAACTTTTTTCATCAAATTCCAACTCAGAGGTTTTTGCAGTTGATGCAAGTGATAGCATAGAATTTGCTTACAAAAAATATGGAGGCAAATCCAATATTCACTTTTTGCAGGCTGATATTAGAAAATTACCTTTTAAGAAAAAATTCTTTGATTTTATTTGTTCAGATCAAGTTCTTCATCATACCAAGGACACTGAATCATCATTCAAATTCCTTACAAAATTGTTGAAGTCTGATGGCCAGATCTCAATCTATGTTTATAAGAAAAAGGCACCAATGAGAGAATTTGCCGATGATTATATTCGTCAATTCACTACAAACATGAGTGAAAAAGAATGTGTTGAATTTTCAAAGGATATGACAAACCTGGGTAAAGTGTTGTCCAACTTGAAGGCAAAAATCAAAATTCCGCGTGATATACCAATACTACAAATCAAAGCGGGAACCTATGATGTTCAGCGGTTCATTTATTGGTATTTCTTGAAGTGTTTCTGGGCCGAAGATGAGAATTTTGAACGCAGTGTTGGAGTAAACTATGATTGGTATTTCCCAAAATTTGCATACAGACACACATCTGATGAAGTAAAAAAATGGTTTAAAGACATGGGACTAAAAATTATTCATTTCAACGAAATGGAAAGTGGGATAAACATAACCGGTAAAAAGTTGTAG
- a CDS encoding class I SAM-dependent methyltransferase: protein MDIQAISKTVLRNFKTRFIGKSKYGNEQWQKADSKWYDEIHNQNTELHENFMNYFNSKKDIKTILEVGCGTGVYPIKYKDLFQDKIYTGIDFSKANIDFCRAHSNFEFIQGDFLKMNLPNKYDLVYSHAVIDHVYDIDEFLRRIIKSCKKYAYINSYRGFFPELNEHNMHWRDDDNCYYNDLSVKKTKETLLKSGLTEKEFLIRKQENMDKNGKRWDETVIEVVLNN, encoded by the coding sequence ATGGATATTCAAGCAATTTCTAAAACCGTTCTTAGAAATTTTAAAACTAGATTTATTGGCAAATCCAAATACGGTAACGAACAATGGCAAAAGGCAGATAGTAAGTGGTATGATGAAATTCATAATCAAAACACCGAACTACATGAGAATTTTATGAATTATTTCAACTCTAAAAAAGACATTAAAACAATATTGGAAGTTGGTTGTGGTACCGGTGTATATCCAATCAAATACAAAGATCTCTTCCAAGATAAAATATACACAGGAATTGATTTCTCAAAAGCAAACATTGATTTTTGTAGAGCACACTCGAATTTTGAATTCATTCAAGGAGATTTCTTAAAAATGAATTTACCAAACAAATATGATCTGGTATACTCACATGCGGTAATAGATCATGTTTATGATATTGACGAGTTTCTGCGAAGAATAATTAAATCATGTAAAAAATATGCTTATATTAATTCCTACAGAGGTTTTTTTCCTGAATTGAATGAACATAATATGCATTGGCGGGATGATGATAATTGTTATTATAATGATTTATCAGTTAAAAAAACAAAAGAAACTTTACTCAAATCTGGTTTGACTGAGAAAGAATTTCTGATCCGAAAACAAGAAAATATGGATAAAAATGGAAAACGTTGGGATGAGACCGTTATAGAAGTAGTTTTAAATAATTAA